The proteins below are encoded in one region of Apium graveolens cultivar Ventura chromosome 4, ASM990537v1, whole genome shotgun sequence:
- the LOC141720870 gene encoding phosphoprotein ECPP44, giving the protein MASDDAVPQNTVEKTEYESTDRGLFDFMKKEDHDESKVIATEFEEKVQVSEPEPKFEDCKVVEEEEKVAKPSLLEKLHRSSSSSSSSSDEEVEEGGEKKKKKKEKKGLKEKIEEKIHHKEEDTSVPVEVVTEPEEKKGFMEKIKEKLPGGGKKVEEETVAPPPPPAVVAAPADCAVEGGEPAKKGILEKIKEKIPGYHPKTSAEEDKKDCA; this is encoded by the exons ATGGCTTCAGACGATGCAGTTCCTCAAAACACTGTTGAGAAGACCGAGTACGAGAGTACTGATCGTGGTTTGTTTGATTTCATGAAGAAAGAAGATCATGATGAATCGAAAGTGATCGCAACTGAGTTTGAGGAGAAGGTTCAGGTCTCCGAACCCGAGCCCAAGTTTGAGGACTGTAAGGTGGTCGAAGAAGAGGAAAAGGTGGCTAAACCTAGCTTGCTCGAGAAGCTTCACCGATCCAGCAGCAGTAGCTCTAGT TCAAGTGATGAGGAAGTGGAAGAGGGAGGtgagaaaaagaagaagaagaaggaaaagaaaggcttgaaagaaaagattgaaGAGAAGATCCATCACAAGGAGGAGGACACATCCGTACCGGTCGAAGTCGTGACCGAACCGGAAGAAAAGAAGGGTTTCATGGAGAAGATTAAGGAGAAGCTACCAGGCGGTGGCAAGAAGGTGGAAGAAGAGACTGTTGCTCCTCCGCCGCCTCCTGCTGTGGTAGCTGCTCCTGCAGACTGTGCTGTGGAAGGTGGTGAGCCTGCTAAAAAGGGAATACTTGAGAAGATCAAGGAGAAGATTCCAGGGTATCATCCTAAGACAAGTGCTGAGGAAGACAAGAAGGATTGTGCTTAA
- the LOC141719555 gene encoding uncharacterized protein LOC141719555 yields the protein MALANEIKDSIIKKILEARYFSVILDCTPDKSRVEQMSLVIRCVDIIVSPIKVEEFFIQFVIVDDTSGFGLFSKLEEVLGDLGIDIDDVRGQAYDNEANMKGKHKGVHKRLLDVNPRAFYTPCGCHSLNLVLCDMANCCSKGSNFFGVIQRLYTLFSSSTQRWEILKKFVNDLTLKPLCATRWESHIKSVRAVRFQTSKLRDALVHLSNVTQDSMIRCEARSLIENEIESFEFLFSMCIWFNLLNIINAVSKFLQLEDIDTDIALSRLEELINFFNEFRETGYDSCKKEAKELALELDVEPVFPEKRKIRRLIHFDDLGVTAADDDQNLSAEQKFRRYYFLYIVDQGVFQLKERFKQFQDYKEKNWVFI from the coding sequence atGGCATTGGCAAATGAGATCAAGGATTCaatcataaaaaaaattctaGAAGCAAGATACTTTTCTGTCATTTTGGATTGTACGCCAGATAAAAGTCGTGTGGAGCAAATGTCTTTAGTAATTCGGTGCGTTGATATTATTGTATCTCCAATAAAAGTTGAAGAATTTTTTATACAGTTTGTGATAGTTGATGATACATCAGGTTTTGGGCTCTTTAGCAAGCTTGAAGAGGTTCTTGGTGATCTTGGAATTGATATTGATGATGTTAGAGGACAAGCATATGATAACGAGGCAAATATGAAAGGGAAACATAAAGGGGTTCATAAAAGACTACTTGATGTGAATCCTCGAGCCTTTTACACTCCATGTGGTTGTCACAGTCTAAATCTTGTGCTTTGTGATATGGCAAACTGTTGTAGCAAGGGGTCTAATTTTTTTGGGGTTATACAAAGATTATATACTTTGTTTTCATCTTCAACACAACGATGGGAAATTCTCAAGAAATTTGTTAACGACCTAACATTAAAGCCACTGTGTGCAACAAGATGGGAAAGTCACATCAAAAGCGTGAGAGCGGTAAGATTTCAGACTTCTAAACTAAGAGATGCATTGGTTCATCTCAGTAATGTAACTCAAGACTCTATGATAAGGTGTGAAGCTAGAAGTTTAATTGAAAATGAAATTGAGAGTTTTGAGTTTCTATTTTCTATGTGCATCTGGTTTAACTTGTTAAATATCATTAATGCAGTTAGTAAGTTCTTACAACTTGAAGATATTGATACTGATATTGCATTGTCAAGATTGGAAGAACTTATAAATTTCTTTAATGAGTTTAGAGAAACTGGTTATGACTCTTGTAAGAAAGAGGCAAAAGAGTTAGCTTTGGAGTTGGATGTGGAGCCTGTGTTTCCTGAAAAGCGAAAAATTCGTAGGCTTATTCATTTTGATGATCTTGGGGTTACCGCAGCTGATGATGATCAGAACTTGAGTGCTGAACAAAAATTCAGAAGGTATTATTTCTTGTATATTGTTGATCAAGGTGTTTTTCAACTCAAAGAACGGTTTAAACAGTTTCAAGATTATAAGGAaaaaaattgggtttttattTAA
- the LOC141719556 gene encoding uncharacterized protein LOC141719556, with the protein MKRNQLSGHQKRQKKLKAAEVEKLQMGSLDKFFGKKTTNSGDIGVPIENTDIRKESENESTYTEFEQETETEEPETQNLKDGLVENNVEETEKEISYVSINYDPGTWKKIDQWLRDSLVRKGPIRIILEHFPKDSRNRHFSSVHYTQILPNGDKQDRKWLVYSLSTNKVFCFCCMLFKHDVAKSNFAEDGIDDWHNLAAKLRSHESSNGHLVNMSAWIELEVRMEKNEIIDKIEQDRIKKEIER; encoded by the coding sequence ATGAAGCGTAACCAGTTATCGGGGCATCAAAAAAGGCAAAAGAAATTGAAAGCGGCGGAAGTAGAGAAATTGCAAATGGGCTCTCTTGACAAGTTTTTTGGGAAAAAAACAACTAATAGTGGTGATATTGGGGTTCCTATTGAGAATACAGATATTAGAAAAGAATCTGAGAATGAATCTACATATACTGAATTTGAGCAGGAGACTGAAACTGAGGAGCCAGAAACTCAAAATTTAAAAGATGGGCTTGTCGAGAATAATGTAGAAGAGACTGAGAAAGAAATTTCATATGTTAGTATCAATTATGATCCTGGTACGTGGAAGAAAATTGATCAGTGGCTACGAGATTCATTAGTAAGAAAAGGACCTATCAGAATAATTTTAGAACATTTTCCAAAAGATTCAAGAAATAGACATTTTTCTTCGGTGCATTATACTCAGATTCTACCTAATGGAGACAAACAAGATAGGAAGTGGCTTGTTTATTCACTCTCAACAAACAAAGTCTTCTGTTTTTGTTGTATGTTATTTAAACATGATGTGGCCAAGTCAAATTTTGCAGAAGATGGAATTGATGATTGGCACAATCTTGCTGCTAAGTTAAGATCTCATGAAAGCAGTAATGGTCATCTAGTAAATATGAGCGCTTGGATTGAGTTAGAAGTGCGGATggagaaaaatgaaataattGATAAGATTGAACAAGATCGGATTAAAAAAGAGATAGAGCGCTAG